The following DNA comes from Luteibacter yeojuensis.
GCTCCAGCATGGCCAGTCCCGCCGCCATGGCTACCGGGTTTCCGGAGAGCGTGCCCGCCTGGTAGATGGGACCGGCCGGCGCCACCTGCGCCATGAGGTCGCGGCGTCCGCCATACGCACCCACCGGCATGCCGCCGCCGATGATCTTGCCGAAGCAGGTCAGGTCCGGCGTGATGCCGTAATGCGCCTGCGCGCCACCGAGCGCGACGCGGAAACCGGTCATCACCTCGTCGAAGATCAGCAGTGCACCGTGCTTCGTGCACAGCTCCCGCAGCGCCTGCAGGTAGCCGTCCTTCGGAGGGATGCAGTTCATGTTGCCGGCGACGGGTTCGATGATGAGCGCCGCGATGTCGTCGCCGTGCTCGGCGAACAACGCCCGCGCCGCATCGATATCGTTATACGGCAGCGTGAGGGTGAGGTCCGCCGCCGCCTTGGGTACGCCGGGCGAGGTCGGCACGCCGAACGTGAGCGCGCCCGACCCGGCCTTCACCAGGAAGCTGTCGCCGTGGCCGTGGTAGCAGCCTTCGAACTTCACGATCTTGCTGCGGCCGGTGGCGCCGCGGGCGAGGCGGATGGCCGACATGGTCGCCTCGGTGCCCGAGTTCACCATGCGCACCATTTCCACCGAAGGCACGAGCGACACGATCGTTTCGGCCATCGTCACTTCCGCCGCGCAAGGCGTGCCGAAAGAGAGGCCGTCGCGCACCGCGCGCTCCACCGCCTCGCGCACCGCCGGATGGTTGTGACCCGCGATCATCGGGCCCCACGATCCGACGTAATCGATGTAGCGGTTGCCCTCCACGTCCCACAGGTAGGCCCCATCGGCGCGTGCGGTGAAAAACGGTTCGCCGCCCACCGAGGTGAAGGCGCGCAC
Coding sequences within:
- the hemL gene encoding glutamate-1-semialdehyde 2,1-aminomutase, which translates into the protein MTTNHELFARARQLLPGGVNSPVRAFTSVGGEPFFTARADGAYLWDVEGNRYIDYVGSWGPMIAGHNHPAVREAVERAVRDGLSFGTPCAAEVTMAETIVSLVPSVEMVRMVNSGTEATMSAIRLARGATGRSKIVKFEGCYHGHGDSFLVKAGSGALTFGVPTSPGVPKAAADLTLTLPYNDIDAARALFAEHGDDIAALIIEPVAGNMNCIPPKDGYLQALRELCTKHGALLIFDEVMTGFRVALGGAQAHYGITPDLTCFGKIIGGGMPVGAYGGRRDLMAQVAPAGPIYQAGTLSGNPVAMAAGLAMLELIQAPGFHDDLAARTVRLTDGILGAAREAGIPFSVNRVGAMFGLFFTSETVESYAQATAADVARFNRFFHGMLERGVYLAPSAFEAGFLSSAHGDAEIDATVTAARAVFATL